A single Prochlorococcus marinus XMU1410 DNA region contains:
- a CDS encoding SRPBCC family protein, which produces MGTWLKHDVITVVNAPLENVWDTWSDLDSMSLWMSWIESVKTVDEETNTLPDLTEWTLAANGFRFKWKAQITERVEKSKLKWKSIGGLPTEGSVVFESKTDQITTVNLAITYELPKMIARFMEENILGKMVTNELQANIDRFKDLVEKNYTKNFSN; this is translated from the coding sequence ATGGGTACTTGGCTAAAACATGACGTAATAACAGTAGTTAATGCGCCTCTTGAAAATGTATGGGACACATGGAGCGATTTAGACTCAATGTCACTTTGGATGAGCTGGATTGAATCTGTAAAAACAGTTGACGAAGAAACTAATACGTTACCAGATTTAACAGAATGGACTTTAGCTGCTAATGGCTTTAGGTTTAAATGGAAAGCTCAAATTACAGAAAGGGTTGAAAAAAGCAAACTTAAATGGAAATCAATAGGAGGTTTACCAACTGAAGGATCAGTAGTTTTCGAAAGTAAAACTGATCAAATCACAACGGTAAATTTAGCAATAACTTATGAACTACCAAAAATGATTGCTCGGTTTATGGAAGAAAATATTTTAGGAAAAATGGTTACAAACGAATTGCAGGCCAATATTGATAGGTTCAAAGATTTAGTTGAAAAGAACTATACAAAAAATTTTTCTAATTAA
- a CDS encoding DnaJ domain-containing protein, translated as MEKNLYEELGLKQNATRSEIKSSYRSLVKQHHPDAGGKKERFLAIQNAWETLNDPIKKKQYDSSFSFSSSSFDSLNENWEEKFNSKKHNSSIKDKEVETWIKEIYSPINRLISQIIKPLNNEIKELSADPYDDELMENFCSYIILSQKKIEKVEKIYNKKIVPKSISALGLDLYHCFSQVKDALSEFDRYTQGYVDNYLFDGKEMIKEAKRIQTKMSIDKKNKNF; from the coding sequence ATGGAAAAAAATTTATATGAAGAATTAGGTCTCAAACAAAATGCAACCAGAAGTGAAATTAAATCTTCATATCGCTCTTTAGTTAAGCAACATCATCCAGATGCAGGCGGCAAGAAAGAACGATTTCTTGCAATACAAAATGCCTGGGAAACTCTAAATGACCCTATCAAAAAGAAACAATACGATAGCAGTTTTTCCTTTTCCAGCTCATCATTTGATTCATTAAATGAAAATTGGGAGGAGAAATTTAATTCAAAAAAACATAATTCTTCAATTAAGGACAAAGAAGTTGAAACATGGATTAAAGAAATTTATAGTCCGATAAATAGATTAATTAGTCAAATCATTAAACCTTTGAATAACGAAATAAAAGAACTATCTGCGGATCCATATGATGACGAACTAATGGAAAATTTTTGCAGTTATATTATTCTTTCACAAAAGAAAATAGAAAAAGTTGAAAAAATTTATAACAAAAAAATAGTTCCAAAGTCTATTTCAGCTTTAGGCCTCGATCTTTATCATTGTTTTTCACAAGTTAAAGATGCACTATCAGAATTTGATAGATATACGCAAGGATACGTAGATAATTACTTATTTGATGGCAAAGAAATGATCAAAGAAGCAAAAAGAATACAAACAAAGATGTCTATAGACAAAAAAAATAAAAACTTTTAG
- a CDS encoding lipid-A-disaccharide synthase-related protein has protein sequence MFKILILSNGHGEDLSGSLIAKQFVKSGYSVHALPIVGMGNHYEKEKIKIIGKTKEFRTGGIGYNSFKGRLTEILGGEIFYLLKRLYLTFKIKKKYDYFFVVGDIVPVFFAWVCKKDFFTYLVAYSSHYEGKLKLPWPSKFFLLSQKAKKIYTRDSLTANDLTLQLKKKVSFLGNPFMDKFFPRNEELNKDEFSIGLFPGSRFPEILDNFVLILEVLEALSDLRYFQKIQFNFAIVNDLSSSKIKEIFQKRGWLKIENIKDNNLLKFQYKFLEVNIYWNNFDKILLKSRCCISMAGTAAEQAIGLGKPVIQIEGKGPQFTKTFAEAQRRLLGKYVFCASNFKDKNDQINQTIKLIIKIIYLIQLNKKFMISCNENAKKRLGENKACLKMVDDMNIDIKND, from the coding sequence TTGTTTAAGATTTTAATTTTAAGTAATGGGCATGGAGAAGATCTATCTGGCAGTCTAATAGCTAAACAATTCGTAAAAAGTGGTTATTCTGTCCATGCTTTGCCAATTGTTGGTATGGGAAACCATTACGAAAAAGAAAAAATTAAGATTATCGGTAAAACGAAGGAATTTAGAACTGGAGGAATTGGTTATAATTCTTTTAAGGGAAGACTTACTGAAATATTAGGAGGAGAAATATTTTATCTTCTAAAAAGATTATATTTAACTTTTAAAATAAAAAAAAAATATGATTATTTTTTTGTAGTTGGAGATATTGTGCCAGTTTTTTTTGCATGGGTTTGTAAGAAAGATTTTTTTACGTATCTAGTTGCTTATTCCAGCCATTATGAAGGGAAGTTGAAATTACCATGGCCTTCTAAATTTTTCTTGCTCTCACAAAAAGCAAAAAAAATATATACGAGAGATTCCCTTACAGCTAATGATTTAACTTTGCAGTTAAAAAAGAAAGTGTCTTTTTTAGGCAACCCATTTATGGATAAGTTTTTTCCTAGAAACGAAGAATTAAATAAAGATGAATTTAGTATTGGATTATTTCCAGGAAGTAGATTCCCTGAGATTTTAGATAATTTTGTTTTGATTTTAGAGGTATTAGAGGCATTGTCAGATTTAAGATATTTTCAAAAAATTCAGTTTAATTTTGCAATAGTTAATGATCTATCTTCATCAAAAATAAAGGAGATATTTCAAAAAAGAGGATGGTTAAAAATAGAAAATATAAAAGATAATAATCTCTTGAAATTCCAATATAAATTTTTAGAAGTGAATATATATTGGAATAATTTTGACAAAATATTATTGAAAAGTAGATGCTGTATTAGCATGGCAGGAACAGCAGCAGAGCAAGCGATTGGATTAGGAAAACCGGTTATTCAGATTGAAGGTAAAGGTCCACAATTTACAAAAACTTTTGCAGAAGCGCAAAGACGTTTACTTGGGAAATATGTTTTTTGTGCCAGTAATTTTAAAGATAAAAATGATCAAATCAATCAGACAATTAAATTGATTATAAAAATAATATACCTTATACAGCTAAATAAGAAGTTTATGATCTCATGTAATGAAAATGCTAAAAAAAGACTGGGTGAAAACAAAGCTTGTCTTAAAATGGTTGATGATATGAATATTGATATAAAAAATGACTAA
- a CDS encoding tetratricopeptide repeat protein has translation MNNEINPIEEDFNAALSRYKAGQDLIPIVQDFQKIIQQIPNHFAAWTCLSWLQLLLKNNEEALSAARQAVRLNQQDPQARMNLSLALLATNNKGVRDHIELIKKMSMMMPDVKSELKESVEDGLSRYPDWPELTKVKKWLEF, from the coding sequence ATGAATAACGAAATTAATCCCATCGAAGAGGATTTTAATGCAGCTTTATCAAGATATAAAGCAGGGCAAGATTTAATTCCAATCGTTCAAGATTTTCAAAAAATTATACAGCAAATTCCAAATCATTTTGCTGCTTGGACTTGTTTATCATGGCTTCAATTACTTTTGAAAAATAATGAAGAAGCTTTGTCAGCTGCCAGACAAGCTGTTCGATTAAATCAGCAAGATCCACAAGCAAGAATGAATTTGTCTTTAGCTCTTTTGGCTACCAATAATAAAGGTGTTAGGGATCATATTGAGTTAATAAAAAAAATGTCTATGATGATGCCAGATGTGAAAAGTGAGTTGAAAGAATCTGTTGAAGACGGATTAAGTAGATATCCAGATTGGCCTGAGTTAACCAAAGTAAAAAAATGGTTGGAATTTTAA
- the zds gene encoding 9,9'-di-cis-zeta-carotene desaturase gives MKIAIVGSGLAGLTAAVNLVDEGHEVEIYESRSFWGGKVGSWEDKDGNHIEMGLHVFFYNYANLFKLMKKVGALDNLLPKDHTHLFINNGGNLKSLDFRFPLGAPFNGLKAFFTTEQLTWVDKFRNALALGTSPIVRGLIDYEGAMKIIRDLDRISFKEWFLNHGGSEKSLERMWDPIAYALGFINCKDISARCMLTIFMMFASKTEASKLNLLKGSPHKWLTQPIVDYITNKGAKIHLNHKVEEIIYEKESSSYSVNQLKISSPEGIKAVFADKFLAACDVPGIKKIIPKEWYQFKEFEGLKKLRAVAVATIQLRYDGWVTELQKDNTGNKPIGLDNLLYSADASFSCFADLALASPADYRKKDMGSLLQCVLTPGDRWMGRSTERITKEIDKEVRRLFPSSKNLKLLWSNVVQIPQSLYREAPGMEPFRPDQKTSISNFFMAGSYTKQDYIDSMEGATMSGHLAAAAILEKKAELAKNLAVS, from the coding sequence GTGAAAATTGCAATAGTTGGTTCTGGATTAGCTGGTCTTACAGCAGCAGTAAATTTAGTTGATGAAGGCCACGAAGTAGAAATTTACGAGAGCAGGTCATTTTGGGGAGGTAAAGTAGGAAGTTGGGAAGATAAGGATGGCAACCACATAGAAATGGGTTTACATGTATTTTTTTACAATTATGCAAATCTGTTTAAATTAATGAAAAAAGTAGGGGCTTTAGACAATTTACTCCCGAAAGATCATACTCATCTATTTATCAATAATGGTGGTAATTTAAAATCGTTAGACTTCAGATTCCCTTTAGGTGCTCCATTCAACGGACTTAAAGCTTTTTTTACCACTGAACAACTCACTTGGGTAGATAAGTTCAGAAATGCCTTGGCTTTAGGGACAAGTCCAATCGTTAGAGGATTGATAGACTATGAAGGCGCGATGAAAATAATTAGAGATCTAGATAGAATTAGTTTTAAAGAATGGTTTTTAAACCATGGTGGAAGTGAAAAAAGTTTAGAAAGAATGTGGGATCCTATCGCTTATGCATTAGGTTTTATTAATTGCAAAGATATTTCAGCAAGATGCATGCTAACTATATTCATGATGTTTGCTTCAAAAACAGAAGCCTCAAAACTTAATCTTTTAAAAGGTTCCCCACATAAGTGGTTAACGCAACCTATCGTCGACTACATCACAAACAAAGGAGCAAAAATACATCTTAACCATAAGGTAGAAGAAATCATTTATGAAAAGGAATCTTCCTCTTATTCAGTAAATCAATTAAAAATATCTTCTCCTGAAGGAATTAAGGCAGTGTTTGCAGATAAATTTCTAGCTGCCTGTGATGTTCCTGGAATAAAAAAAATAATTCCAAAAGAATGGTATCAATTTAAAGAATTTGAAGGTTTAAAAAAACTTAGAGCTGTAGCTGTTGCCACAATCCAATTAAGATATGACGGTTGGGTTACTGAATTACAAAAAGATAATACTGGAAACAAACCAATTGGACTAGATAATCTTCTTTATTCTGCTGATGCCTCTTTCAGTTGTTTTGCTGATTTAGCACTAGCAAGTCCAGCAGACTATAGAAAAAAAGATATGGGATCGCTTCTCCAATGTGTTTTAACTCCTGGCGATAGATGGATGGGAAGATCCACAGAAAGAATTACAAAAGAAATTGATAAAGAGGTTCGTCGTCTATTCCCATCCTCAAAAAACCTTAAATTGCTTTGGAGTAACGTGGTACAAATTCCACAATCACTCTATAGAGAAGCTCCCGGTATGGAACCTTTCAGACCCGATCAAAAAACATCTATATCTAATTTCTTCATGGCTGGTAGTTATACAAAACAAGATTATATAGATTCTATGGAGGGAGCTACAATGAGTGGTCATTTAGCTGCCGCCGCAATTTTAGAGAAGAAAGCCGAATTAGCAAAAAATCTTGCAGTAAGTTAA
- the cysK gene encoding cysteine synthase A, translating into MEIANDITSLVGNTPLVKLNRIKKYFDCYPEIIAKLESFNPSASVKDRIAYSMLCKAEEKGLITPDKTTLIEATSGNTGIALAMVAAAKGYKLILTMPDTMSIERRAMLRAYGAELQLTPGKEGMKGALDLANELSSTITNSYQFNQFENFANPDIHERTTAQEIWSQSNNNLDGLVTGVGTGGTITGCARFLKKVNPNCKIYAVEPKKSAVISGEKAGSHSIQGIGAGFVPKVLNTKLIDEIIKIDDDEAFYYGRLLARLEGLLSGISSGAALAATIKIGKRKELMNKRLIVILPSFGERYLSTAMFESNTSIQARKDGYL; encoded by the coding sequence ATGGAAATAGCAAATGATATAACTTCACTGGTTGGCAATACCCCATTAGTTAAATTAAATCGAATCAAAAAGTATTTTGATTGTTATCCAGAAATAATAGCCAAACTAGAAAGTTTCAATCCATCAGCGTCCGTTAAAGATCGGATCGCTTATTCAATGTTATGTAAAGCTGAAGAAAAAGGATTGATAACGCCAGATAAAACAACGTTAATTGAAGCAACTAGTGGGAATACTGGCATCGCATTAGCAATGGTTGCTGCAGCAAAAGGCTATAAATTGATATTAACTATGCCGGATACGATGAGTATTGAGAGAAGGGCAATGTTGAGAGCATATGGAGCTGAATTACAGCTAACACCAGGAAAAGAGGGAATGAAAGGAGCTTTAGATTTAGCTAATGAGTTGTCTTCAACCATTACAAATAGCTATCAATTTAATCAGTTTGAAAACTTTGCTAATCCAGATATTCATGAAAGAACGACGGCTCAAGAAATATGGTCCCAATCCAATAACAATTTAGATGGACTAGTTACAGGAGTAGGCACAGGAGGAACAATTACTGGTTGTGCACGTTTTTTGAAAAAAGTTAATCCAAATTGCAAAATTTATGCCGTAGAGCCCAAAAAAAGTGCTGTGATTTCCGGAGAAAAAGCAGGATCTCATTCGATTCAAGGAATTGGAGCGGGTTTCGTACCAAAAGTTCTTAATACTAAATTAATTGATGAAATTATAAAAATAGATGACGATGAAGCATTTTATTATGGGCGTTTATTAGCCAGATTAGAAGGCCTTTTATCTGGCATCAGCAGCGGTGCAGCTTTAGCAGCAACTATAAAAATCGGCAAAAGAAAAGAACTAATGAATAAAAGATTGATAGTTATTCTTCCAAGTTTTGGAGAAAGATATTTATCAACAGCAATGTTTGAATCTAATACTTCAATTCAAGCCAGAAAAGATGGTTATCTTTAA
- a CDS encoding TIGR01777 family oxidoreductase, whose amino-acid sequence MRLLLLGCTGFVGKELVPTLLNENHEIYIVSRKPISKLKLDLNFNKFKFFQIDLSKEKNWNNENLLNILRETDGIINLMGEPIAEKKWTSEQKKEIENSRINTTKFMMKTFKDLKINPKVIINGSAIGYYGTSLSSEFTENSPGGKDFLSNLCKKWEAVAAEKPFFSRLVIFRIGIVLEKDGGALGKMLPIFKVGLGGPIGDGKQWMSWIHRTDLCALIIQALVDKKYSGVFNAVAPNPVLMKEFSQTLGKCLNRPNLLPVPGAVLKILLGDGAKVVLEGQKVISSKIKNYNFKYPLLEKAIYASTKN is encoded by the coding sequence ATGCGTCTTTTACTACTTGGCTGCACTGGATTTGTTGGTAAAGAATTAGTACCAACACTACTCAATGAAAATCATGAAATATACATTGTAAGTAGAAAACCCATTAGTAAATTAAAGCTTGATTTAAATTTCAATAAGTTTAAATTTTTTCAAATAGATTTATCAAAAGAAAAAAACTGGAATAACGAAAATCTTCTAAATATTTTAAGAGAGACAGATGGAATTATTAACTTGATGGGAGAACCCATAGCAGAAAAAAAATGGACTTCTGAACAAAAAAAGGAGATTGAAAATAGTCGTATTAACACCACGAAATTTATGATGAAGACCTTTAAAGATTTAAAAATAAACCCAAAAGTCATTATAAATGGATCTGCTATAGGTTATTACGGTACAAGTTTGTCTAGTGAATTCACTGAAAATAGTCCTGGAGGAAAAGACTTTTTATCTAATCTTTGCAAAAAATGGGAAGCGGTCGCCGCTGAAAAACCATTTTTCTCAAGGTTAGTTATTTTTAGAATTGGAATTGTTCTAGAGAAAGATGGAGGAGCATTAGGAAAAATGCTCCCTATATTTAAAGTTGGGTTAGGTGGACCAATTGGAGATGGTAAGCAATGGATGAGTTGGATTCATAGAACTGATTTATGTGCATTAATTATTCAAGCATTAGTTGATAAAAAGTATTCGGGAGTATTTAATGCTGTTGCACCAAATCCAGTATTAATGAAAGAATTTTCTCAGACTTTAGGCAAATGTCTTAATAGACCTAATTTACTTCCAGTGCCTGGAGCGGTTTTAAAAATATTGTTAGGAGATGGAGCGAAAGTTGTTTTAGAAGGACAAAAAGTAATTAGCAGTAAAATCAAAAATTATAATTTTAAATATCCTCTTCTTGAGAAAGCAATTTACGCCTCCACCAAGAATTAA
- a CDS encoding HesB/IscA family protein has protein sequence MENVEVKQEIKNSDDGKGILITNDAIEQIANLLKGQSNKKALRVGVRSGGCSGMSYTMDFIGTDEINPDDKVYDYSLKADQSFQVVCDPKSLLYIYGMQLDFSKELIGGGFNFVNPNASQTCGCGSSFAV, from the coding sequence ATGGAAAATGTAGAAGTTAAACAGGAAATTAAAAATTCTGATGATGGCAAAGGTATCTTAATTACGAATGATGCTATAGAACAAATTGCAAATTTATTGAAGGGTCAAAGTAATAAAAAAGCACTAAGGGTAGGAGTAAGATCTGGCGGTTGTAGTGGGATGAGTTATACGATGGATTTTATAGGAACTGATGAAATAAATCCCGATGATAAAGTTTATGATTATTCATTAAAAGCTGATCAAAGCTTTCAAGTTGTTTGTGATCCTAAAAGTCTTTTATATATTTATGGAATGCAGTTAGATTTTAGTAAGGAATTAATTGGAGGTGGCTTTAACTTTGTAAATCCCAATGCTTCTCAAACTTGCGGTTGTGGAAGCTCTTTTGCAGTTTAA
- a CDS encoding NAD(P)H-quinone oxidoreductase subunit O, with protein MTDSIPKKPLKKGSLVFIDRENYIKSIEALASDDDLPNYVFEDPGEILSVKDEYAQVRWRRPVPDVWLKLDQLKEYIQ; from the coding sequence ATGACAGATTCTATTCCAAAGAAACCTCTCAAGAAAGGAAGCTTAGTTTTTATCGATAGAGAAAATTATATAAAAAGTATCGAAGCGCTAGCCAGTGATGATGATCTACCTAATTATGTCTTTGAAGATCCTGGAGAGATTCTTTCAGTCAAAGACGAATATGCTCAGGTTCGATGGCGCAGACCTGTTCCAGATGTTTGGTTGAAATTAGATCAACTTAAAGAATATATTCAATAA
- a CDS encoding DUF7326 family protein, which yields MKKKSIIYSDLSKKQLATLKELYIQKKVESMSHQELRQYVLEIISHQINDTIGKEEEMEAWREMSDFFGEQFEINILEIQTKYIDDKNVMETEIDSQKQRIELLERNNLDQEKKDMWDD from the coding sequence ATGAAAAAGAAGTCAATTATCTATTCTGATTTATCAAAAAAACAACTAGCAACTCTGAAAGAGCTCTACATACAAAAAAAAGTTGAATCGATGAGTCATCAAGAACTTAGACAATATGTATTAGAAATTATTTCTCATCAGATAAACGATACTATTGGCAAAGAAGAGGAAATGGAAGCATGGAGAGAAATGTCAGATTTTTTTGGAGAACAATTTGAAATAAATATTTTAGAAATACAAACAAAATACATTGACGATAAAAACGTAATGGAAACAGAAATAGATTCTCAGAAGCAAAGAATAGAATTACTCGAAAGGAATAATTTAGATCAAGAGAAAAAGGATATGTGGGATGACTAG
- a CDS encoding uroporphyrinogen-III synthase, which produces MPKVDLPLDQKNIIITRSKEGILDIKKIFIKKGANVFDLPALSIADPDDLNPLDEALNQINDFHWIIFSSSNGIKFVDKRLKYFNSSLKECSKKTKIAVVGEKTSRTLDDFGIKADFIPPEFVAESLIHNFPVSGYGLRVFVPRVQTGGRDLIADQFRKAGSRVFEVAAYETRCPDSIPEETIDIISNRKVDAIMFSSGKTVVNAAFLLEKNLGKQWLEYFDQIKLLTIGPQTTKICNKIFGRVDCQAQKYTFEGLLDVAINIFN; this is translated from the coding sequence ATGCCAAAAGTTGATCTACCCCTTGATCAAAAAAATATAATTATTACTCGATCAAAAGAAGGGATATTGGATATAAAAAAGATATTCATAAAAAAGGGCGCTAATGTATTTGATTTACCTGCATTAAGCATTGCTGATCCTGATGATTTGAATCCTCTTGATGAAGCATTAAATCAAATAAATGATTTTCATTGGATTATTTTTTCCAGTAGTAATGGTATCAAATTTGTGGATAAAAGACTTAAATACTTTAATAGTTCATTAAAAGAATGTTCTAAAAAAACAAAAATCGCCGTAGTCGGAGAAAAAACCTCAAGAACTCTTGATGATTTTGGGATTAAGGCTGATTTCATACCTCCAGAATTTGTTGCTGAAAGTTTAATTCATAATTTCCCAGTATCTGGTTATGGACTTCGAGTTTTTGTACCAAGAGTTCAAACAGGTGGTAGGGATTTAATAGCAGATCAATTTAGAAAGGCTGGTTCTCGTGTATTTGAGGTTGCTGCATATGAAACTAGATGTCCTGACTCAATACCGGAAGAAACAATTGATATTATTTCTAATCGAAAAGTCGATGCAATTATGTTCTCAAGCGGTAAAACAGTAGTAAATGCTGCTTTTTTACTAGAAAAAAACCTTGGTAAACAATGGTTAGAATATTTTGATCAAATTAAGTTATTAACTATTGGACCTCAGACAACAAAAATATGTAACAAGATTTTTGGAAGAGTTGATTGTCAGGCACAAAAATATACTTTTGAAGGACTACTAGATGTAGCAATTAATATTTTTAATTAG
- a CDS encoding MrcB family domain-containing protein encodes MSKISELIHQFSDDWVPFLESSRKINNDKSFFVIDKEKSTYKLFNIDIPNAIRSFLKDKKFKVDSSLGQTNIAAIPWIAILNKEITSSVQEEFYIVYLFSRNAKKVYLSIGIGAQQFVDIFGENKKCTKKIGLANQRLLGYCNYLKKGHSFSQIELSNSEDFNFNKRFNSISPKSLHKIANYEAGCLFTREYDLSVERLSEEVFLEDLKEYLILYKKMSADPAIKNLISNLPVSVFDQDEDLPKNVDLEYQINPFPPNLEIKKSRERSNKTSINNRSAKKNSISKQIVGKEGEKHVYDFEYNRLKKSGNIDLAERIVKQYEDKTNFPGYDIQSFDESGGEIFIEVKSTEGLKRNNFEISENEIAAARKLKEKYFIYHVVNSPKNPKIDGFIQDPISKIAREEIKIEPLNHKIRF; translated from the coding sequence ATGAGCAAGATATCAGAGTTAATTCATCAATTTAGCGATGATTGGGTTCCATTTCTAGAAAGTTCTAGAAAAATAAATAACGATAAATCCTTTTTCGTTATTGATAAAGAAAAATCTACTTATAAACTTTTCAATATTGATATTCCAAATGCTATACGAAGTTTTCTTAAGGACAAAAAGTTTAAAGTAGATAGTTCTTTAGGTCAAACTAATATTGCTGCTATACCTTGGATTGCGATTTTAAATAAAGAAATTACCTCATCTGTTCAAGAAGAGTTTTATATAGTTTACTTATTTTCAAGAAATGCGAAAAAAGTTTATTTATCAATCGGTATTGGGGCACAACAATTTGTAGATATATTTGGCGAGAACAAGAAATGTACCAAAAAAATTGGTTTAGCAAATCAAAGACTACTTGGTTATTGTAATTACTTAAAAAAAGGACATTCCTTTTCTCAAATAGAATTATCAAATTCAGAAGATTTTAATTTTAATAAACGATTTAATTCAATTTCTCCTAAATCTCTACACAAAATTGCTAATTATGAGGCGGGGTGTTTATTTACTAGAGAATATGATTTGTCAGTTGAGAGATTATCTGAAGAAGTGTTTCTTGAGGATTTGAAGGAATATCTAATTTTATATAAAAAGATGTCTGCAGACCCTGCTATAAAAAATCTTATTTCAAATTTGCCTGTTAGTGTTTTTGATCAAGATGAAGATCTCCCAAAAAATGTCGACTTAGAATACCAAATTAATCCTTTCCCACCTAATTTAGAGATAAAAAAGAGTAGAGAGCGATCCAATAAAACTTCTATAAATAATAGAAGTGCTAAAAAAAATTCAATTTCTAAACAAATAGTTGGAAAAGAAGGAGAAAAACATGTTTATGATTTTGAATATAATAGATTGAAAAAATCTGGCAATATTGATTTAGCAGAAAGGATAGTCAAGCAGTATGAGGATAAAACTAATTTCCCTGGTTATGATATACAATCATTTGATGAATCTGGAGGGGAAATATTCATTGAAGTTAAATCTACTGAGGGATTAAAAAGAAATAATTTCGAAATAAGTGAAAATGAAATAGCAGCGGCGAGAAAACTTAAAGAAAAATATTTTATTTATCATGTTGTAAATTCACCAAAAAATCCAAAAATTGATGGTTTTATACAAGATCCAATAAGTAAAATCGCAAGAGAGGAAATAAAAATAGAACCCTTGAATCATAAAATAAGATTTTAA
- a CDS encoding ABC transporter ATP-binding protein, with protein MRDSLENEIPHIQFKDVSFSYLGEKENLIFKCNFSIKKPGFWMVVGKNGSGKSTLLKLINGIIKPKNGVIDSNANIGMVFQNPDHQILMPNCRSELLININQNISQNEINKKIEYVLDKVGMTGFEKRPVHTLSGGQKQRLTIACALISNRNFILLDEPTALLDQTSQLKVLKTIKNLTSDPKKPLSALWITHRYEELTYADAVAELKNGYLSSWQEPSKFQYN; from the coding sequence ATGCGAGATTCACTTGAAAATGAAATACCTCATATTCAATTCAAAGATGTTTCTTTTTCATATCTTGGAGAAAAAGAAAATTTAATTTTTAAATGTAACTTCTCAATAAAAAAACCTGGATTTTGGATGGTTGTAGGTAAAAACGGGAGTGGAAAAAGTACTCTTTTAAAATTAATTAATGGAATAATCAAACCCAAAAATGGCGTCATTGACTCTAATGCAAATATTGGTATGGTGTTTCAAAACCCTGATCATCAAATATTGATGCCAAATTGTAGGAGTGAACTTCTGATTAATATTAATCAGAATATAAGTCAAAATGAAATTAATAAAAAAATTGAATATGTGCTTGATAAGGTTGGAATGACTGGTTTTGAAAAAAGGCCAGTTCATACTTTGAGCGGTGGACAAAAACAACGCTTAACTATTGCATGTGCTCTGATTAGTAATAGAAATTTTATTCTTTTAGACGAGCCTACAGCGTTACTTGATCAAACCAGCCAATTAAAAGTTTTAAAAACTATTAAAAATCTTACAAGTGACCCTAAAAAACCTTTATCAGCTTTGTGGATTACTCATCGTTATGAAGAATTAACTTATGCTGATGCAGTAGCAGAGTTGAAAAATGGTTATTTATCCAGTTGGCAAGAACCATCAAAATTTCAATATAATTAA
- a CDS encoding helix-turn-helix transcriptional regulator → MTNSENRPFLTIKEVSNILGISVSTINRLVKKGDFPSKIKLSPGRKVFMKNDIEDWIKTKENNN, encoded by the coding sequence ATGACTAACTCAGAAAATCGTCCTTTTTTAACTATTAAAGAAGTTTCAAATATTCTTGGAATTTCAGTATCGACAATTAATCGATTAGTCAAAAAAGGAGACTTTCCATCCAAAATAAAACTATCCCCAGGAAGAAAAGTTTTTATGAAAAACGATATTGAGGATTGGATAAAAACTAAAGAAAATAACAACTAA